Genomic segment of Mycolicibacterium psychrotolerans:
GGCCAGCAGCTCGCGGACCTCCATCTCGACGAGCTCGATGAGCTCCTCGTCGTCCACCGCGTCGGCCTTGTTCAGCGCGACCAGGATGTAGGGCACGCCCACCTGGCGGGCCAGCAGCACGTGCTCGCGGGTCTGCGGCATCGGGCCGTCAGTGGCGGCGACCACCAGGATCGCGCCGTCCATCTGGGCGGCACCGGTGATCATGTTCTTGATGTAGTCAGCGTGACCGGGGGCGTCGACGTGTGCGTAGTGACGCTTGTCGGTCTGGTACTCCACGTGGGAGATGTTGATCGTGATACCGCGCTGACGCTCCTCGGGCGCATTGTCGATCTGGTCGAATGCGCGCGACTCGTTCAAATCGGGGAACTTGTCGTGCAGAACCTTGGTGATCGCTGCGGTCAGCGTGGTCTTGCCGTGGTCAACGTGACCGATGGTCCCGATGTTGACGTGCGGCTTCGTCCGCTCGAACTTCGCCTTCGCCACTGTGTTGTCCTCCTGGACTGTGTTGGTGCTTTCTGTAAAGCAGTTTCGATGTGTTCAGTTGTGTGGTCTTACCAGACCCGAAAGAACGCGGGCTTACTGACCGACCCAAATGGGGCCGTTCACTTCGTTCACTGGCCCGTCGCCTTCGCGATGATCTCCTTCGACACGTTCGCTGGAACCTCGGCGTACGAGTCGAACACCATGGAGTAGTTCGCCCGGCCCTGGGTCTTCGACCGGAGGTCGCCGACGTAGCCGAACATCTCCGACAGGGGCACATGCGCCTTGACGACGCGGGCACCGCTGCGCTCCTCCATGGCCTGGATCTGACCACGGCGGGAGTTCAGGTCGCCGATCACTTCACCCATGTAGTCCTCGGGTGTCGTGACCTCGACGGCCATGACCGGTTCCAGGATGACCGGCTGCGCCTGGGCGGCAGCCTTCTTCAGCGCCTGCGAGCCGGCCACCTTGAAGGCCATCTCCGACGAGTCCACCTCGTGGAAGGCGCCGTCGAGCAGCGTGACCTTCACATTGACCAACGGGTATCCGGCCAGCACGCCGTACTGCATGGCGTCCTGGGCTCCGGCGTCGACCGACGGGATGTACTCGCGCGGGATGCGACCGCCGGTGACCTTGTTCTCGAACTCATAGGTGGCGCCGTCTTCACCGACGAAGGGCTCGAGGGCGATGAGCACCTTCGCGAACTGGCCCGAGCCGCCCGTCTGCTTCTTGTGGGTGAACTCGACCTTGTCGACGGCGCGCTTGATGGTCTCCTTGTAGGCCACCTGCGGCTTGCCGACGTTGGCCTCGACCTTGAACTCGCGCTTCATGCGGTCGACGAGGATGTCGAGGTGCAGCTCGCCCATACCGCCGATGACGGTCTGGCCGGTCTCTTGATCCAGGTGCACCTTGAAGGTCGGATCCTCTTCGGCGAGCTTCTGAATCGCGGTACCCAGCTTCTCCTGATCGCTCTTGGTCTTGGGCTCGATCGCCACCTCGATCACGGGATCGGGGAAGGTCATCGACTCCAGCACCACCTGCTGGTTCGGATCGCTCAGCGTGTCACCGGTCGTGGTGTCCTTCAGACCGATCACGGCGTAGATGTGGCCGGCCGCCGCACGCTCGACCGGGTTCTCCTTGTTGGAGTGCATCTGGAACAGCTTGCCCAGCCGCTCCTTCTTGCCCTTGGTCGCGTTGATGACCTGGCTGCCCGACTCGACGGTGCCCGAGTAGACGCGCACGTAGGTCAGCTTGCCGAAGAACGGGTGCGTGGCGACCTTGAATGCCAGCGCCGAGAACGGCTCGTCGGTGGACGGCTTGCGGGTGATCTCCTCGTCCTCCTTGCCGGGCGCATGGCCGACGGCAGGCGGGACGTCCAGCGGCGACGGCAGGTAGTCGATGACCGCGTCCAGCATGGGCTGCACGCCCTTGTTCTTGAACGCCGAGCCGCACAGCACGAGGTAGGCCTGCGAGCTGATCGTCAGCTTGCGCAGCGCGCCCTTGATCTCCTCGATCGTGAGCTCTTCGCCGCCGAAGTACTTCTCCAGCAGGGCCTCGTCGGTCTCGGCGACCGCCTCGAGCAGCTTGGTGCGGTACTCGTCGGCCTTCTCCTGCAGATCGGCGGGGATGTCGACGACGTCGTACTTCTCGCCGAGCTTGGCCTCGGCGCTCCACACCTTGGCCTTCATCTCGACCAGGTCGACGACGCCGGAGAAGTCACCCTCGGAGCCGATCGGCAGCTGGATCGGGATGACGTTGGCGCCGAGGCGCTCCTCCATCGTGCGCACGGAGAAGTAGAAGTCGGCGCCGATCTTGTCCATCTTGTTGACGAAGCAGATGCGCGGGACGTCGTACTTGTCGGCTTGGCGCCAGACCTGCTCGGACTGCGGCTCCACGCCTTCCTTGCCGTCGAAGACGGCCACGGCGCCGTCGAGCACGCGCAGCGAACGCTCCACCTCGACGGTGAAGTCGACGTGGCCGGGGGTGTCGATGATGTTGATCTGGTTGTCGTTCCAGAAGCAGGTGGTGGCAGCCGAGGTGATCGTGATCCCTCGCTCCTGCTCCTGCTCCATCCAGTCCATCGTGGCGGCACCGTCGTGCACCTCACCGATCTTGTAGCTGATACCGGTGTAGTAGAGGATGCGCTCGGTCGTCGTCGTCTTGCCGGCATCGATGTGCGCCATGATGCCGATGTTGCGGACCTTCGTGAGGTCGGTCAGCACGTCCTGTGCCACGGCTAGATTCCCACTCTTTCGCTTGCTTGTCGGGTGTTCCGTTGCGCCCTGCGGTCGTCAGTGACTGGATGTCGCCGCCGGGCGGCTCCGGTGACTGCAGGGTGTGCAATCACCAGCGGTAGTGCGCGAAGGCGCGGTTGGCCTCGGCCATCTTGTGGGTGTCCTCGCGGCGCTTGACCGCGGCACCCAGGCCGTTGCTGGCATCGAGGATCTCGTTGGCCAGACGCTCGACCATGGTCTTCTCGCGGCGTTGCTTGGAGAAGCTGACCAGCCAGCGCAGCGCCAGCGTCACCGAGCGGTCCGGACGAACCTCGACCGGAACCTGGTAGGTGGCGCCACCGACGCGGCGGCTGCGGACCTCGAGCGAGGGCTTGACGTTGTCCATGGCCCGCTTGAGCGTGACCACCGGATCAGTGCCGGTCTTGTCCCGGGCCTGTTCGAGCGCACCATAGACAATGCGCTCGGCCAGTGATTTCTTCCCGTCCAGCAGCACCTTGTTCACCAGCTGGGTGACCAGCTGCGAGCCGTAAACGGGGTCGTTGACCAACGGACGCTTGGGCGCCGGTCCCTTGCGCGGCATCAGCTCTTCTCCTTCTTCGCGCCGTAGCGGCTGCGGGCCTGCTTGCGGTTCTTCACGCCCTGAGTGTCCAGCGAGCCGCGGATGATCTTGTAGCGCACACCGGGAAGGTCCTTCACACGACCACCGCGCACCAGCACCATCGAGTGCTCCTGCAGGTTGTGGCCCTCGCCCGGGATGTAGGCGGTGACCTCGACCGCGCTGGTCAGTCGCACACGCGCGACCTTGCGAAGTGCCGAGTTCGGCTTCTTCGGGGTCGTGGTGTAGACGCGGGTGCACACACCGCGACGCTGCGGGCTGCCCTTAAGCGCCGCGGTCTTCACCTTGGCGATCTTGTCGCGGCGACCCTTACGGACCAGCTGGTTGATGGTTGGCATGTACCGGCTTCCTGTGTTGCTTGCGTCTTCTTCTTTAAGTTTCGTGTCGCGGGCTACCCCGCATCCGGGCGTGTCGCATGCGGCCGCCGCGTGAATCTCGGAGTAATTTCCAAGGCGCCCGCGGCGCGTTGACATGCAAAGTGGCCCGGCGTGCAGGCGTGCTTGTGACTCAGTCAAGCCTCAAGCGCCTTATCTGCCAGGCACGACGATCCACGATACCAGGGCCGCGGACCTCGACAAAACCCGCTGACCTGCGCAACTGCCGCTGTGACCCGTCATCGGTGCCGCATACCGGCGGCGAGCCGCATCACCATGTCGCTGAACACCGCGTCGGCGTCGAGGCCGCTCATCACCCCGGTCATCTCCAGCAGCACGAACCCGTGCATGGCAGACCAGAACTCCAGCGCGGCGTAGAACGCCGACTCCGCGTCCAGGCCGTAGGCCGACAACACCGCGATCACCGGAGCGGCTGCGGCGTGCGTGGCCTCGGTGAACTCCGGGTCGTCGCCGCCGAGCGGCATCCGGGTGAACGCCGAGTACCGGCCCGGGTGGTGGTGCGCGTAGCTGCGGTAGGCGCCGGCCATCACCATCACCGCGTCATCGGGCGTGCGGCCCTGGCCGACGGTGTTGAGCATGTCGATGATGTCGCCGACCACCCGCATCCGCACCGAGCGGCGCAAATCGTCGAGGCTGTGCACGTGGTTGTACAGCGACGGACCCTTGGTGCCGAGTTGATTGGCCAGCGCGTTGATGGTCAGCGCGTCCCAGCCCTCGCGGTCCAGGAACGTCAGCGCGGCGTTGACGATGGCCCCGCGGCTCAGCTTCGCCGTGCGCGGCGGCCGAGTTGCCATCTCGTGGGTCCCCCTTCGCCGCGGCCGACCCGACGCTACGAGGGTCGACGAGAGACTCTAGTTCACCCGCTCCTGGCTGAGCTGCGCGAGTTGGCCGACGATCGTGCACAGATCGGGCAGCGTCTCGGAGTTCATCGTCTGGATCGACCACGTGATGACATCGCCACCCTTGGCCACGTAGATGCTGCACGCCGAGTCGTCGAAGGCCTTGAAACCCTTGTTCCCGTCGATCGAGAGCTCGGTCAGCGTGCGGCCGGCCTGCTGCTCGAGTTCGCGTTCGGTGTCCATGTCGCTGCCGCGGTACCACCACGTCGAGATGCCCATGCCGGCGCCCACGTTGCCGACCATCGTGTTCTCCTGCCAGAAGCACCCGGCATCGCTGACCACGGCGGGGGTGAACAGGTTCGACCCCGCAGCCTTGGCCACGTCGGCGTCGGAAATGCCATTGCAGTCCACGCTGCGGAACCCGCCACCGGCCGAGCCGGAGCCGGCGTCGGCGGACGGCTCGGCCGGGCGCTCCGGGCCGGAACAGCCGGCCAGGGTCAGCGCCAGGCACAACCCGGCGAACATGCGGACGGCCGTCATCTCACATGTCCGAGCGCAGGGTCGCCGTGAGGAGCTTCTGCGCGTCGACGCACGGGTCGCCCGTCTTCTGTCCGCGGTACTGCACCCACCAGCTGAGCACTCCGGTGCCCGCGGCAGCGGTGGCCGAGCACGCGACGCCGGTGACGTCGCGGCGCGCGGAGAACGCCTGATGCCGCTCCACGACGGTGTCCTTGACGACGGCGCCGCGCCGCGCCGCCAGGTCGTGTTCGCGCGCGAGGTTGCCGGTGTCGAACCACGAGAACGTCACGTCGATGGTGCCGGCGCCGGGCCGGGACAGGATGTACTGGCACACCGCACCGCTGTAGGGCCGGACCACCTCGGCCGCGCCGAGCGTCGCCTGCACGGTGCTGTCGTCGAGCAGCCCGCAGCGGTCGTCGACGTAGCCGTAGGTGCGGTCCGGGTCGGGGACGGTCCCGTCCTCCCGCTGCGCCATGCCTTCGACGGTCTGCGCGCAGCCCCCAGCGGTCGCGGCCCCCAGGACAGCAACGATGAGGACTTCGAGGACACGTCGGCGCATCGCAGCTCACGGTACCCAGCACAACTCGCTGTGGCGACTCGTCCGACGTCGTAGGCTGCCGGTGTGACCACAACGGGACGAGTGCTGGCCGCGTGCGTGCTGACGATGTCCGCGGTGCTGGCGGTGAGCCCGTCGGCTCAGGCCAAGAACGGTGACACCCACATCACCGGCCAGGGCGTCTCCCGCACCATCGACTGCAACAACGCGACGCTGATCGTGGTCGGGACCGGCAATCAGATCACCGCGCTCGGAACCTGCTGGGCGGTGACCGTGCAGGGCTCCTCGAACGTCATCGTGGCCGACAACGTCATCAACGACGTCACGGTGTACGGCTACGACCAGACGGTGTTCTACAAGAACGGCGCGCCCATCGTCTGGGACCGCGGCCGTGAACTCGGGATGACAAACCGCATCGATCGGGTACCCGCCTAGCGTGTATCGCCTTCGACTACTGGGCGGTGTCGCTGTCGCGGCGCTGTCAGCAGCTACGTTCGGACTCTCCGCGTGCGGGTCCACCAGTTCCGACACCGACAGGCCGACGGCCACGGCCGGCTCCTCCGGAGCGCAGGTCGAGATCGGCAACACGATCAACTACGGATCGTTCGGCACGACGGCCGACATCGACTGCGCCGACGGCAAATCCCTGAACGTGGGCGGCTCGAACAACACGCTGACCGTGACGGGCACCTGCGCGAACGTCAACATCGGCGGGGCCGACAACAAGATCACCTTCGACCGCGTCGACGCCGAACTGTCGGTGGTGGGGCTGAACAACACCGTCACCTACCGTGACGGCGACCCGAAGGTCAACGACACCGGCAACAACAACACCATCAGCAAGGGGTAGGTCGCTGCCCGACTTCGCGGCGGCGTTTCACGCGATCGCGGGTCGTTTCCGACACAGGAAGATCAAGTCGACGGCCTTCGACGAGAACAACGGACACGCGCCGTTCAACGCCTCCGGTGTGGTACCGGTCGGTCCTGGCCGGTTCGTGTTCATCGACAACAACGACCCGACAGCCGTCTTCGAGTTGGCGCTCGACACCCATGACGAAGAGGCAGAACGGATTTCGCGGCGCCCCCTTGCCGGCATCCCCGAGGGCCAGTTGCGCGATCCCGAAGGGCTGACGCGCATCGACAGCGACGGCGAGATCTTCCTCATCATCACCTCCTCGCTCTGTGTGTCCGAGGCAGGGCACCGAGTCAGTGACGGACTGGTCCGGGTCCGCTACACCCACCACGGTGACCTTCCCGCGGAAGGCATGCACGGATTCCGCGATTGGCTGCTGCGCCTCATGCCTTCGCTGGCCGCGGCAGGCCGGCGCACCCCCGACGACGGCGGGTTGAACATCGAAGGCCTCGCCTGGGATCCGCGCACCCGCACACTGCTGTTCGGCGTGCGGGCACCCAACGCACCCGGAGCCGCCACCGTGATCCGGATTCCCGTCGACCCGGTTCGTGGTCCGTGGACGGTGCCGTCGCTCGGCGCGCCGTCGGCAGTGCAGATCCGTCTCCCCCGGTCCACCGCGGCGCAAGGTATCCGCGACCTGTCCTACGACGAACAGACCGGAGACTTCCTGGTGCTGCTCGGGCGCTCCATCAGCTCGGGCGACGATCCATTTCAGCTCGGCACATGGAGCGGCGCCGGCGATCAGGTCGAACTACTCGACGTCACCTTCCACCGATCGATGAAGCCCGAGGGCGTCGCCGCGTTCTCCCGCGGCGGCGACCGAAAACTCCTGATCGTAGACGACCGAGGCGGCTACGCGGTCTGTGATCTCCCCGCGGGTGGTCAGTAGAAATAGAGGTTGGAACCGGGCAGCTCCTGATGCACCCTGGCCCTGCCGCCCGGAGTGAGGTCGAGCCCGAACTTCGCCATCTCCGTCGTCCGCGCGCTGACCAGATTGAAATAGCCGGTGTAGGCGAACCGGCCCGGCGGATTCGCCGGATCGGTCACCGGCACGGGGACCGGGGCGATCGTGAACTCTTCGGCGTGCTGGCCGTTGCTCGGCGCGCAGGTGTAGAGATACTTGTGCCCCTGCGGGGTGACCTGCGACGCGCTCGCGTGCAGATTCCGGCTGAAAGCCTTGCTGGCCAACGACTTTCCGGTCCCGAGGTCGTCGAGAGCCCATAGGTCGGCCGGATCGTTGTCGTCCTTGAGCGGTTGGTGGTAGACCTCGAGGTTCGCCGGGGTGGGTGCGCCGGGCGGAATCGACTCGGTGTTGCTCGCATGCAGGCACGCACTCGTGTCGTGCTTGAGGATGTAGACGGGATCGGCCGGGCCCGGCAGACCCGTGGCCATGTATCCGGCCGATTCGGCCAGTCGCAGTTGCTGCCGCACCAAGTCGATTTCCGTGACGACGTCGGGGACGCCGAATCCCGTCAGCAGTGCCTGCATCTCGTTGATCAGGGGCCGAAGGACGGTCTGCTGGTTCTCGCGGCTGAAGACTGTGTCGCGGTAGGCCCGGATCTGGTCGAACAACTGCTTCCGGCGTGCGTCGTCATTGCGCACCAGTTGGGCGATCACGCCGTCACGGCCCAACTTGAACGGCATGCCGGGCTGCAGTGTCTGGTCGATCCCCCAGGGGATCATCTTGAACCTGATGTCGCCCACATCCGGTGCCGCGACGGCGGTGACGTCGTTGTAGAGGTAGGTGTTGTTGGTGTTGTCGGCGTAGCCGTCCCAGTGCTTGAGGAAGAACTCCATCGCGAAGATCTTGAGGAACTGACCCATGTCGAACACCTGGTCGACACCCGCGAGGCCGTTCGCCTTGATGTGAGCGCACGCGAATGTGAGATCGGCTTTGTCCTCGAATTTGGACAGCGCCTCCACGCCGATGAAGTCGAGTCTCTCCTCGACGAGATCGTCGTGGTGCTCGAGCTCGTACAGGTTGCCCTTCATGTTGCCGTTGAAGTTGCGCTCGATGTAGCGCTTCATCACCGGCTCGGCGTTGACGTAGACACCCGGGGCGTTGACGCCGCCGGCGCCCTGACCGATCGGCGTTCCGTTGACGAACACGCGGGCGTAGTTGCAGCGTGAATGGGGCAGCCCCGCCATGCCCAGCAATCGGTAGCCGAGCGTTTGTTTGATGTAGGACCTGTCCTGGATGGAGTTGTTGAGTGTGACGTAGCGCGACCCGATCAGGGCCTCGATGCCGGCCACGTTGGCGTCGCCCAGTCTGCCGAAGTCGACATGCAGGCAGGGCTTGTCGCTGTCGATCGAGCCGCAGAACGACTTCTTCTTGACCCCCACGTCGGTGAACGTGGTCGCAGCCGGGAATCTCGTGCCGGATATCTCGACCGAGGCGGCCTTGCGCCAGGTGTACCTGGCGCCGTCGGTGAATTCGAAGTTGCAGCGACCTCCCTTGGGCTCCTCGTTTCGCAACGCATCCCACTCCGCCGCAGCCATCGTGATCTTGATCGTGATCACATTGTCGATCGCGTAGAACGAATCGAGCGCTTGTTGCTGCAGAGCAGTCATGGTCACGTCTCCCGGTGCGTCGCGGCGTTCCCTCAGGGTGCGACGGGGCATTCCGCTGCGCGTGAGTAGGACGCTACTCGCTTTCCGCAGCCATCGGGCCCGGACCGGGCAGGTATGGCGTCGTCGTCGCCGCGCTTGCCCCGTGGCGCCCCGCGCCGCCGGCGAAACGTGCTGCGCCCTCCAGGGATTCGGCAGCCACCCGGGACATGCTGCCAAACTCGACGTCCATGGCGTCGGCTTCCGACATCCCCCACTGGGTCAGCGCCGACATCCGGTCGTTGCGCAGACACAGCTGCGGGAGCCGGGCCAACTCCGCGGCGAGTTCCTGGGCGCGGGCGCGCGCCTCCCCCGTCGGGACGACCCGGTTGGCGAGCCCGATGGCCAACGCCTCCTCGGCGGCGACGGCCCGTCCGGTCAGGATCAGGTCCATCGCCCGGCTGTGTCCGATCAGCCGCGGCAGCCGTACGGTGCCGCCGTCGATCAACGGCACGCCCCACCGCCGGCAGAAGACTCCCATGACGGCGTCCTCCTCGATCACCCGCAGGTCGCACCACAGCGCCAGCTCGAGGCCGCCTGCCACCGCGTAGCCGCTCACCGCGGCGATGACGGGTTTGGACAGCGCCATCCTGCTCGGCCCCATCGGACCCGGACCGCTGCGGTGCACAGCATTCGACTCCGGGGTGCCGAAGGCCTTGAGGTCCGCGCCCGCGCAGAAGGTTCCGTTGTCACCCCACAGCACGGCCACCGACGCGGAGTCGTCCTTGTCGAACGCGTCGAACGCCGCGTACAGCTCGGCGGCGGCCGGGCCGTTGACCGCGTTGCGGGCCTGCGGCCGATCCATGATCACCGTGGTGACCGGACCGTTCTTCTCGACCCGCACTCCTGCGCTTGAAGTCATCGCGCCTCCATCATCTCGTCGTCGCGCCGCGCGGCCAGTTCCGCGGCGAAGTCGTGATATGCCGCGCGCAGCGCGGCGCCCGGCCAGCCCGCCGGCAGCAGCTCCTCCGGGAGTACCGGGTCGGTGCGCAGGTGCCGCACGATGCCCGCGGCGGCGACGAACCGGCCGGGAACATCTGCGGCAGCGGTGATCTCGGCGAGAAGATCGTCACCGGCCGCGCTCCAGCTCGGCAGATCCCACAGCGCACCGGCCAGTCCCGCCGGATCGTCGTCGTGCACCCGCATCACCCGGGTGTGTCCGGCCACCTCGCCGGGCAGTTCGACGTCGAGGTTGGCCGGACGCAGCCACACCCCCTCGCGCAGCTCGCCGAACCTACTGTCCTGCAACGTACTTCGCATTGACGCGCGAGTGCGCGCGTCGTTGCCGACGCTGGTGACCACGACCGCGGTCCACGACCCGTCCCAGTGCCGGGTGCGCGGATCGAGGGCGGCGTCCTGCCTGCGCTGCCGCGCCAGCAGCCGGTCGGAGAGACGGTAGCCGTCGTCGGAGCGGACGAGGTCGCCGGAGCTGACCATCCGGGTCAGCGCCACCCGCACCGTCGGCTCTTTGAGATCGAAATCCGCGGTGAGTCTGAGCAGTTCGCCAGCGGTTGCCCACGCCGGGTGGGCGCCGAGCAGCACGCTCAGCACCACCGAGCGCGCCGTCATCCGCCTCACCGGCTGCGGCACCTACACCCCCGAGGTGGCGCGGCCGTGGTCACCGAACGGCTCGTCGCGGCGGCGCACCGCCTCCCGGAAGCCGTGCTCGCGCGCCTCGGCGACGAACGCGTGCCCCTCGGGCGTGTGCCGTGCCACGCCGTCGAACACCGTGGAGATCATCGCGCTGTTGGCCACCCCCTGGTTGTAGAGCGCGCTGTTCAGGGCGAGCTTGACCATGATCAGTTGGTTCACCGGCACCGCCGCGATCCGCTCCACGAGGCGCTCGGTGCGCTCGTCGAGATCCTCGGGCGCCGGCGCCTCGACCGCCAGCCCCCACTCGGCGGCCTGCGCACCGGTGATGCAGTCACCGGTCAGCAGAAGGCGTTTCGCACGCTGATCGCCGATCCGGTGCGCCCACAGACCCGCCGCAGGCACACCCCACACCCGGGTGGGCGGGTAACCGAACTTCGCATCCGATGCGGCGATGACCTGATCGGCGTGCAGCGCGATGTCGGTGCCACCGGCCACGCAGTACCCGTGGATCTTGACCACCGTCGGCTTGTCGGCGCGCATCAGGCTGGAGAACCCGCGGACGAACCGGCTCATCATCTGGTAGTCGATCATCGGGTCCCACGGCTGATCGGGCAGGTGGTTGATCGCCTGAGTCTTTCCCGACAGCACGGTGTCGCGGTAGGGGCTTCCGCCGCCCGCCGACGACGAGCCCTCGGCATAGGCCGACAGGTCGAAGCCCGCGCAGAATCCGGCGCCGCGGCCCGACACGAGGATCACGTGCACGTTGGGGTCGAGGTCGGCGCGCTCGACGAGCGCCGACAACTCCAGCGGGGTGTCGGCGACGATCGCGTTGCCCTTCTCGGGGCGGTTGAAGGTGATCCGCGCGACCCGGTCCGTGACCTCATAGGTCATCGTCTTCAGATCGTCGAAGTCGACGGGCCTGATCGCGTGCGTCATGCGCTCACCTTTCCTTCCGCGAGCAGACACAAAGTCGCACGCAGTTGCGAGAATTCGTGCGAGTTCGCGTCTGCTCGGCGGGAGAGGTGGGCGCGGGTCATGCCTTGACCATCGCGCGCTCGAGGATCGGCGCGAGATCCAGGCCGGTGGGCAGCGTGCCGAACGCCCCGCCCCACTGGCCACCCATCCGGGTCGCCAGGAACGCCTCGGCGACCGCGGGATGGCCGTGCCTGACCAGCAAGGAACCCTGCAGCGCGAGCGCGATGTCCTCGGCCACCTGGCGGGCACGGTACTGGATCGACTCGAGATCGCCGAGCTGCGGCCGCAGCGCGCCGACGTGCGCGTCGAGCCGCGCGTCATGACCGGTGGTGATGGCGAGCTCATCGAACAGGACGTCGATGCACTCCGGCCGAGTCATCATGGCGCGCAACGCATCCAGCGCGCTGACGTTACCGGAGCCCTCCCAGATGCCCATCAGCGGCGCCTCCCGGTACAGCCTTGGCATG
This window contains:
- a CDS encoding crotonase/enoyl-CoA hydratase family protein; protein product: MTHAIRPVDFDDLKTMTYEVTDRVARITFNRPEKGNAIVADTPLELSALVERADLDPNVHVILVSGRGAGFCAGFDLSAYAEGSSSAGGGSPYRDTVLSGKTQAINHLPDQPWDPMIDYQMMSRFVRGFSSLMRADKPTVVKIHGYCVAGGTDIALHADQVIAASDAKFGYPPTRVWGVPAAGLWAHRIGDQRAKRLLLTGDCITGAQAAEWGLAVEAPAPEDLDERTERLVERIAAVPVNQLIMVKLALNSALYNQGVANSAMISTVFDGVARHTPEGHAFVAEAREHGFREAVRRRDEPFGDHGRATSGV
- a CDS encoding PaaX family transcriptional regulator C-terminal domain-containing protein yields the protein MTARSVVLSVLLGAHPAWATAGELLRLTADFDLKEPTVRVALTRMVSSGDLVRSDDGYRLSDRLLARQRRQDAALDPRTRHWDGSWTAVVVTSVGNDARTRASMRSTLQDSRFGELREGVWLRPANLDVELPGEVAGHTRVMRVHDDDPAGLAGALWDLPSWSAAGDDLLAEITAAADVPGRFVAAAGIVRHLRTDPVLPEELLPAGWPGAALRAAYHDFAAELAARRDDEMMEAR